The following are encoded together in the Gilvimarinus sp. DA14 genome:
- a CDS encoding DUF2895 family protein: protein MSRIRNALTARERLNWYLAIGLVFLGLLLTHAHYRLANVQQDFRMHVPPDLSEGAVLRPNMPEQANVYMYTLYIWKQINEWLESGLADYDSNVDEMKCYVSADMYKWLKDDVKKRRTNGELSRTRSISPATFYTKEHVKALGNGTWYVWLDLALVERVVGEEVKNVVMRYPLYAYRDSRSCNEFGVAIGGFFNDPARIGVGGEL from the coding sequence ATGAGCCGTATCCGAAACGCGCTGACCGCGCGTGAGCGATTAAATTGGTATCTGGCCATTGGGTTGGTGTTTCTCGGGCTGCTGTTAACGCACGCGCATTATCGTCTTGCCAATGTTCAGCAGGACTTTCGTATGCACGTTCCGCCAGACCTATCAGAGGGCGCGGTGTTGCGCCCTAACATGCCCGAGCAAGCCAACGTGTACATGTACACCCTCTATATCTGGAAGCAGATTAACGAGTGGCTTGAGAGTGGCCTGGCCGACTACGACAGCAACGTCGATGAAATGAAATGTTATGTATCGGCCGACATGTACAAATGGTTGAAAGACGATGTGAAAAAGCGTCGCACCAATGGTGAGCTATCGCGCACGCGCAGTATTTCTCCTGCAACGTTTTATACCAAGGAACACGTTAAAGCCTTGGGTAACGGCACCTGGTACGTCTGGCTGGATCTTGCCTTGGTCGAGCGCGTTGTCGGGGAGGAAGTGAAAAATGTCGTGATGCGCTATCCCTTGTACGCCTACCGCGACTCACGCTCGTGCAACGAATTTGGCGTTGCCATCGGTGGATTTTTCAATGACCCGGCGCGCATTGGTGTGGGAGGTGAGTTGTGA
- a CDS encoding DUF3487 family protein: MEHSEIQLADDLTDEPVVFMGCTGSEISVVAVACGAISLLTAVIVFIVLFGVSSSLAILAGAVILMGGTIALSVFVLRKLMTNKEERGDNYYKEVLQLMLSEWGIGDRIFNKTERFQRGRSL, from the coding sequence GTGGAGCACTCAGAAATTCAGTTGGCTGATGATCTCACCGATGAACCCGTGGTGTTTATGGGCTGCACCGGCAGTGAGATTTCCGTAGTCGCTGTGGCCTGTGGCGCAATTTCACTGCTCACGGCAGTGATCGTCTTTATCGTGCTTTTCGGTGTGTCATCCAGTTTAGCCATTCTTGCGGGAGCGGTGATTCTTATGGGAGGCACCATAGCATTATCGGTTTTTGTGCTTCGTAAGTTAATGACCAACAAAGAAGAGCGTGGCGACAACTATTACAAAGAGGTCCTTCAGTTGATGCTCAGTGAGTGGGGTATTGGGGATCGAATATTCAACAAAACCGAAAGGTTTCAGCGGGGGCGAAGCTTATGA
- a CDS encoding RAQPRD family integrative conjugative element protein: protein MKYLVLTLLLLISGATSAGVDHVTDQERLALEKVLVYLKDAQGLVSKANSVSAIDTRFPLNYQALNTDLAEIRDALERHLRAPSRSPRKVKNLDSDYLPREGSEAAIEQDQIIGVFVE, encoded by the coding sequence ATGAAATACCTGGTTCTGACGCTGTTGCTATTGATATCCGGCGCAACGAGTGCGGGCGTCGATCATGTGACTGATCAGGAACGCTTAGCCCTGGAGAAAGTGCTGGTGTATCTGAAAGATGCCCAAGGTCTTGTTTCAAAAGCCAACTCGGTCAGCGCGATCGACACTCGGTTTCCTCTCAATTATCAGGCGCTGAATACGGATCTTGCCGAGATTCGCGATGCATTGGAGCGCCACCTACGGGCACCTTCTCGTTCACCACGCAAGGTGAAGAATCTCGACAGTGATTATCTTCCGCGGGAAGGTTCCGAGGCGGCTATCGAGCAAGATCAGATCATCGGTGTGTTTGTTGAGTAG
- a CDS encoding PFL_4695 family integrating conjugative element protein, producing the protein MKRIATLLIALLCQETLGQSPETIADFGGNPFLKTPEIKLTPPRRDAYLNDHFPVHTPSMSPGRIRGGDLPLPHETAKLHPSFFVMGYDNYSVQWVSAHKQKLVEASAKGFVVNVESAAQLQQLRSILKPLTLIAAPGSSFTELWGVQHYPFFVHQGVLTQ; encoded by the coding sequence ATGAAACGTATCGCCACTCTACTGATTGCGCTGCTCTGTCAGGAGACCTTAGGTCAATCCCCCGAAACCATTGCGGATTTCGGTGGTAATCCATTCCTGAAAACACCTGAAATCAAACTGACACCTCCACGCCGAGATGCATACCTAAATGATCATTTTCCGGTTCATACACCCAGTATGAGTCCGGGCAGGATTCGTGGTGGTGATCTGCCATTACCTCATGAAACGGCAAAGCTGCATCCCTCGTTCTTTGTGATGGGGTACGACAACTACTCGGTTCAATGGGTCAGTGCCCACAAACAAAAACTGGTGGAGGCCTCCGCCAAGGGCTTTGTCGTTAATGTGGAATCCGCCGCACAACTGCAGCAGCTGCGTTCCATTCTCAAGCCACTGACTCTTATCGCCGCACCAGGCTCCAGCTTTACCGAGCTCTGGGGCGTTCAACATTACCCTTTCTTTGTTCATCAGGGAGTCCTAACACAATGA
- a CDS encoding transglycosylase SLT domain-containing protein yields the protein MKSIILIISIMLSCQALAAEKTVPEPYLVAAKHANVPAELLYAICLQESGYSQSGAYHPWPWTLNLGGRGAYFADAQQAAKALSEFLSQNRCNVDIGLCQIHWCAHAHMINDPYLIINPYANIQYAAALLRSEYERSGDWVTAAGRYHAPNNPRLAASYRAQVLSKWQPLIAGGVK from the coding sequence TTGAAATCGATCATCCTGATTATTTCGATCATGCTCAGCTGCCAGGCCTTGGCGGCAGAGAAGACTGTCCCAGAACCGTACTTGGTTGCGGCGAAGCACGCTAATGTCCCAGCGGAACTCTTGTATGCCATCTGTCTCCAGGAGAGTGGCTACAGTCAGTCAGGCGCCTACCACCCTTGGCCGTGGACACTCAACCTCGGTGGCCGTGGCGCCTACTTCGCGGACGCTCAGCAGGCGGCCAAAGCACTGTCCGAGTTTCTGTCCCAGAATCGTTGCAACGTGGACATCGGGCTGTGTCAGATCCACTGGTGTGCCCATGCCCATATGATCAATGATCCATACCTCATCATAAACCCCTACGCCAACATTCAGTATGCGGCAGCCTTACTGCGTTCTGAATACGAACGCTCGGGCGACTGGGTGACCGCCGCCGGTCGCTACCATGCACCCAATAATCCCCGACTTGCAGCGTCGTATCGTGCTCAGGTTCTCTCTAAATGGCAGCCTCTCATCGCAGGGGGTGTCAAATGA
- a CDS encoding TIGR03759 family integrating conjugative element protein codes for MIIRVFAILVLLGTACLCQAAQTEINDTQRTDSLTGRTQAVKPWLRWGLTEFEWATYQDIMQGPRGTWTPNISPVSALGLNAQSELERTRYAKIAARQDWQRLMNERAWHLAYKSAKEEYFGQQIAMIDVESASISNITANSKLVMFTDENCIQVCQKTLESVIQNKASLDIYFIGKIEREDIIQWAATHAIPPELVNDAGKITLNIDRGLFQAMSPNSGDLPQIYVRDPRMDGELMEVEF; via the coding sequence ATGATCATCCGTGTTTTCGCGATATTGGTGCTTTTGGGAACGGCCTGCCTCTGTCAGGCAGCGCAGACCGAGATCAACGATACCCAGCGTACCGACAGCCTCACCGGCCGCACTCAGGCTGTAAAGCCCTGGCTGCGCTGGGGGTTAACGGAGTTCGAGTGGGCAACCTACCAGGACATCATGCAGGGGCCACGCGGCACCTGGACACCCAATATCAGCCCGGTGTCAGCCCTCGGCCTAAATGCTCAATCTGAGTTAGAGCGGACTCGATACGCCAAAATCGCCGCCAGGCAGGACTGGCAGCGATTGATGAATGAGCGTGCCTGGCACCTCGCATATAAGTCCGCCAAAGAAGAGTATTTCGGTCAACAGATCGCGATGATTGATGTTGAATCGGCGTCGATTTCGAACATTACGGCCAATTCAAAGCTCGTGATGTTTACCGATGAAAACTGTATCCAGGTATGCCAGAAGACGCTGGAATCGGTCATTCAGAATAAAGCCAGTCTCGATATTTACTTTATCGGCAAGATTGAGCGTGAGGACATCATTCAATGGGCAGCCACCCATGCGATTCCGCCGGAGCTCGTGAATGATGCCGGTAAGATCACACTCAATATTGACCGTGGCCTCTTTCAAGCCATGTCGCCCAACAGCGGCGATCTGCCTCAGATTTATGTTCGCGACCCTCGCATGGACGGCGAGCTTATGGAGGTCGAGTTTTGA
- a CDS encoding DUF4400 domain-containing protein — protein sequence MTRTQRIDRQDTGRETILGSTISQVASLVSWFLFAVFISIVIEWIGMLAGWWDKTHARHMLTEEIGYLSHIDQNALLKLHPVQLADKAITWVNEAYSFIGLPKALNLLSQYMGWLAIGISSAIDITYTLVIRLAVVLLALPAFILWGLLGLVDGLVARDIRKACGGVESSFVYHRVKDWIKPAIGLSSGLYLTLPFSINPALFFIVPQLLFFTFVYYTASTFKKFI from the coding sequence ATGACACGCACTCAGCGCATAGACAGACAAGATACCGGCCGAGAAACCATACTCGGTAGCACCATCTCACAAGTTGCCTCTCTGGTCTCTTGGTTTCTGTTTGCGGTGTTTATCTCCATCGTCATCGAGTGGATTGGCATGCTGGCCGGTTGGTGGGATAAGACCCACGCGAGACACATGCTCACCGAAGAGATCGGCTATCTCTCGCACATCGATCAGAACGCACTTCTAAAACTTCACCCAGTGCAATTGGCTGACAAGGCCATTACGTGGGTGAACGAAGCGTACAGTTTTATTGGTTTGCCCAAAGCGCTGAATCTTCTCTCTCAGTACATGGGATGGCTTGCCATAGGGATCAGCAGTGCCATTGATATCACCTACACGCTGGTTATTCGTCTGGCTGTGGTGTTGCTCGCACTACCGGCCTTCATCCTTTGGGGCCTCTTAGGCCTCGTTGATGGATTGGTCGCTCGCGACATCCGAAAAGCCTGTGGTGGTGTGGAATCATCCTTTGTGTATCACCGAGTAAAAGATTGGATAAAACCGGCCATCGGGTTGAGCTCTGGCTTGTACCTGACGCTTCCTTTCTCAATCAATCCAGCGCTCTTTTTCATCGTGCCACAGCTGCTTTTCTTCACGTTCGTGTATTACACCGCGTCAACGTTCAAGAAGTTTATTTAG
- the traD gene encoding type IV conjugative transfer system coupling protein TraD: MIDAINHSGIARFLAFSFPYFSNQFVQPLCSLIDAKSVTVSILSRMSNQHPIESLMRPPVELSSSLAYACGAGLAVMSPGMLLTVPSVAYSLAAFCGYRFCTRTASAVQLMKYQHGLTVLPWWEISSTEIPCSKKDLFLGKGFEWEAIHTQRHHDCKQPENRHIVKRYSSPGYKRARQIESAFKRSPLTTGLGNLLGSTHWVNPWSPVNLDLGGDTTTHGVGLWEGEYDITEPQSERVAHKFVVGTTRVGKTRLCEVLVTQDIHNDDVVIVFDPKGDAELLIRMWAESVKAGREHQFYMFHLGYPDVSCRYNPVGSFGRITEPASRIASQLPGEGNSAAFREFAWRYVNVISRAGTELGKRLSYEFYLQYGADIDPLLYEYLQAVFKKNEAEFPKWKKDIEKVEESDRKPDRSMSARDRKAWAAVVVYKEYGLYDEVAHALIKTFEYEKSFYDKLVASLFPLLEKLCAGKTGQLLSPDYLDLEDKRPIIDWKSIIRQGGIVYIGLDALSDAEVASAVGSSMFADLTSTAGSIYKFGSDQGLLKVEGRNGKKRKVCLHLDEFNELVGKEFVPMANKAGGAGFQLTAYTQTMSDIIVRFGDTAKAAQVIGNLGSIIMLRVKELATAELLTEQLPDVDVHTLGLRSGATDSPASEEVDFVSSTQQHIGTQRVPLLHPGDVTRLPKGQAFALVGSRLYKIRLPILNDEKSLPSDLSFVTNEMRKQYAAKNSEGWHKMPARWAEVA; the protein is encoded by the coding sequence TTGATAGACGCCATTAACCATTCGGGCATAGCCCGCTTTTTAGCGTTTTCCTTTCCTTATTTCAGCAATCAATTTGTACAGCCCTTGTGCAGTTTGATTGATGCGAAATCCGTCACGGTCAGTATTCTCAGCCGTATGAGTAACCAACACCCCATAGAATCGCTAATGCGACCACCGGTAGAGCTTTCTTCGAGTCTCGCCTATGCCTGTGGTGCAGGCCTCGCGGTGATGAGCCCCGGCATGTTATTAACCGTGCCGTCTGTGGCGTATTCGCTGGCCGCTTTCTGTGGGTATCGTTTTTGTACTCGAACCGCTTCCGCCGTTCAGCTTATGAAGTATCAGCATGGATTGACGGTATTGCCGTGGTGGGAGATCAGCAGCACCGAGATTCCGTGCAGCAAAAAAGACTTATTTCTGGGAAAAGGTTTTGAGTGGGAAGCCATTCATACCCAGCGCCACCACGATTGTAAGCAACCCGAAAATCGTCACATCGTTAAACGCTATTCCTCACCGGGATACAAACGCGCACGTCAAATCGAATCCGCCTTTAAGCGTTCGCCATTAACTACGGGTCTTGGCAATTTGCTGGGCAGTACCCACTGGGTTAATCCTTGGTCGCCCGTCAATTTAGATTTAGGTGGTGATACCACCACGCACGGTGTTGGTCTGTGGGAAGGTGAATACGATATCACCGAGCCTCAAAGTGAGCGCGTTGCGCATAAATTTGTCGTGGGTACCACTCGCGTAGGTAAGACACGACTATGCGAAGTGCTGGTCACTCAGGACATACACAACGACGATGTCGTGATTGTCTTTGACCCGAAAGGCGATGCCGAATTGCTGATTCGCATGTGGGCCGAATCGGTCAAAGCCGGACGTGAACACCAGTTCTATATGTTCCACCTTGGCTACCCGGACGTTTCTTGTCGCTATAACCCGGTAGGCTCCTTTGGGCGTATTACTGAACCAGCCAGTCGAATTGCTAGCCAGTTACCGGGTGAAGGTAATAGCGCAGCCTTCCGTGAATTTGCTTGGCGCTATGTGAATGTGATCAGCCGCGCCGGTACCGAACTCGGTAAACGCCTCTCCTATGAGTTCTATTTACAATACGGCGCTGATATTGACCCGCTTCTGTATGAATACCTGCAAGCAGTCTTTAAGAAAAATGAAGCCGAGTTCCCAAAATGGAAAAAGGACATTGAAAAAGTCGAAGAGTCAGATCGAAAGCCTGATCGCAGTATGTCAGCGCGAGATCGTAAGGCATGGGCAGCTGTGGTCGTCTACAAAGAATACGGCCTATACGATGAAGTCGCCCACGCCCTGATCAAGACCTTTGAGTATGAGAAATCTTTCTACGACAAATTGGTCGCGTCTCTTTTCCCGCTATTGGAAAAACTCTGTGCTGGTAAAACGGGCCAGCTGCTGTCGCCCGATTATCTCGACCTGGAAGACAAGCGACCAATCATCGACTGGAAGTCGATCATTCGCCAAGGCGGCATTGTGTATATCGGCCTCGATGCGCTAAGCGACGCGGAAGTCGCAAGCGCTGTGGGCAGTTCCATGTTTGCTGATTTGACTTCTACTGCGGGCTCTATTTACAAATTTGGATCAGATCAAGGCTTGCTGAAAGTCGAAGGCCGCAATGGCAAGAAGCGCAAGGTTTGTCTTCACCTGGATGAATTCAACGAGCTCGTGGGTAAAGAGTTTGTGCCGATGGCCAACAAGGCCGGCGGCGCCGGGTTCCAGTTGACCGCGTATACCCAAACCATGAGCGATATTATCGTTCGGTTTGGCGATACCGCTAAAGCCGCTCAGGTAATTGGTAACTTGGGCTCTATCATTATGCTGCGCGTGAAAGAGCTCGCCACGGCTGAACTGCTGACCGAGCAATTGCCTGATGTGGATGTGCATACACTTGGCCTCCGTAGTGGCGCGACCGACAGTCCAGCCTCTGAAGAGGTGGACTTTGTTTCATCCACACAGCAGCACATTGGTACTCAACGAGTACCGTTGTTGCACCCTGGTGATGTAACACGCTTACCCAAAGGCCAAGCCTTTGCCCTGGTGGGCAGTCGTCTTTACAAGATTCGCCTTCCCATTCTCAACGATGAAAAATCGTTGCCCTCGGATCTCTCATTTGTCACCAATGAGATGCGCAAGCAGTACGCCGCGAAGAACTCCGAAGGCTGGCACAAAATGCCAGCACGGTGGGCGGAGGTCGCATGA